A DNA window from Clavibacter sepedonicus contains the following coding sequences:
- a CDS encoding acyl-CoA dehydrogenase family protein produces the protein MSDAVTSRLDAVLTRLRPVLDRIAEGAVAREREHELPVDELRLLLDAGVAGLRVPVHLGGDGLTIPELAEVLVELAVADSNLPQILRGHVAFVEDRLQAPPGEERDAWLRRFAAGEIVGNAWSEVGSGAIGTSQTKLERRGDGWVLNGRKYYTTGSIFAGWTDVTADRDGEPVTSVVRTDQPGVVISDDWDGFGQQLTGTGTIVFTDAEVDPAHIAPFADRFRYQTALYQLVLLAVLAGVAVAAERDTAQAVRERTRVYSHGVASLVRDDAQIQAVVGEISSVAYTARLLVRGVAEAVQAAADMAHDPRSEADIQANVLAEIRSAQAQVVLSESVPRAATRVFDTLGASATSRARGLDRHWRNARTVASHNPHI, from the coding sequence GTGAGCGACGCCGTGACCTCCCGCCTCGACGCCGTGCTCACCCGCCTCCGACCCGTGCTCGACCGCATCGCGGAGGGCGCCGTCGCCCGAGAGCGCGAGCACGAGCTGCCCGTGGATGAGCTGCGCCTCCTGCTCGACGCCGGCGTCGCGGGCCTCCGCGTCCCCGTGCACCTGGGCGGCGACGGGCTCACGATCCCCGAGCTCGCGGAGGTGCTCGTGGAGCTCGCCGTCGCGGATTCGAACCTGCCGCAGATCCTCCGCGGGCACGTCGCCTTCGTGGAGGACCGCCTGCAGGCGCCGCCCGGCGAGGAGCGCGACGCGTGGCTGCGGCGCTTCGCCGCCGGCGAGATCGTGGGCAACGCGTGGAGCGAGGTCGGCTCCGGCGCCATCGGGACCTCGCAGACGAAGCTCGAGCGCCGCGGGGACGGGTGGGTGCTGAACGGCCGCAAGTACTACACGACGGGCAGCATCTTCGCCGGGTGGACGGACGTGACCGCCGATCGCGACGGCGAGCCGGTGACCTCGGTCGTGCGCACCGATCAGCCGGGCGTCGTGATCTCCGACGACTGGGACGGCTTCGGCCAGCAGCTCACGGGCACCGGCACCATCGTCTTCACCGACGCCGAGGTGGATCCCGCGCACATCGCGCCCTTCGCCGATCGGTTCCGCTACCAGACGGCGCTGTACCAGCTGGTCCTGCTGGCGGTGCTCGCCGGGGTGGCCGTGGCCGCCGAGCGCGACACGGCGCAGGCGGTGCGGGAGCGCACGCGCGTGTACAGCCACGGGGTCGCGTCGCTCGTGCGGGACGACGCCCAGATCCAGGCGGTGGTGGGGGAGATCTCGTCGGTCGCGTACACGGCGCGGCTGCTCGTGCGCGGCGTGGCGGAGGCGGTGCAGGCCGCCGCGGACATGGCGCACGATCCCCGCAGCGAGGCCGACATCCAGGCCAACGTGCTCGCGGAGATCCGGTCGGCGCAGGCGCAGGTCGTGCTGTCGGAGTCCGTGCCGCGCGCCGCCACCCGCGTCTTCGACACGCTCGGGGCCTCCGCCACGAGCCGCGCCCGCGGGCTCGACCGGCACTGGCGGAACGCCCGCACGGTCGCGTCGCACAACCCGCACATCTAG
- the arfB gene encoding alternative ribosome rescue aminoacyl-tRNA hydrolase ArfB — protein MDLEVGPALTIPAAELRWRFSRSSGPGGQHVNTSDSRVQLTWYAAGSMVLSDEQRARILQRLDRRMVGGAITVTVSEQRSQLRNRVAALDALREIVADALAPDAALRRPTRPTKGSQRRRLAAKTQRSATKQQRKRPTGD, from the coding sequence ATGGATCTCGAGGTCGGCCCCGCGCTGACCATCCCCGCGGCCGAGCTGCGCTGGCGGTTCTCGCGGTCGTCGGGGCCCGGCGGGCAGCACGTCAACACGTCCGACAGCCGGGTTCAACTCACGTGGTATGCAGCCGGGTCGATGGTGCTCAGCGATGAGCAGCGGGCGCGGATCCTCCAGCGGCTCGACCGGCGCATGGTCGGGGGAGCGATCACCGTGACGGTCTCCGAGCAGCGCTCGCAGCTGCGGAACCGGGTGGCTGCCCTCGACGCGCTGCGCGAGATCGTGGCCGATGCGCTCGCGCCCGACGCCGCCCTGCGACGGCCGACCCGTCCCACGAAGGGCTCGCAGCGCCGCCGCCTCGCAGCCAAGACGCAGCGCTCCGCGACGAAGCAGCAGCGCAAGCGCCCGACCGGCGACTGA
- a CDS encoding sce7726 family protein: MFRVGSPATPELAALSRLFSPAAIRELGRSGRSPLVARLLQDTSVPADLPGGATLRDALNLGYQKLTKSGNRDDYVYRSAVVEKIALGRHNLRTATVLSEVRARASKADLVILNDTATAYEIKSERDSLGRLASQLSDYRSVFASVTVVTSPRQADAVLRLAPDDVGVLALSPRLRLQVIRETRDLPERIDPTALLDTLRSSEAAQVLSRIGVETPDVPNTHLRAELRRIYAALDPVEVHRHAVTVLKQSRTRAAQEAHIGTLPPSIRTAALFGDLNDGGRANLSAATSTSMSSVMTWS, translated from the coding sequence GTGTTTCGCGTGGGTTCACCGGCCACCCCAGAGCTCGCTGCTCTCTCGCGACTGTTCTCGCCTGCCGCTATCCGCGAACTTGGCCGAAGCGGCCGCTCTCCCCTTGTCGCTCGCCTCCTGCAAGACACTTCCGTCCCAGCGGATCTGCCCGGAGGAGCGACGCTCCGGGACGCACTCAATCTCGGTTACCAGAAGCTGACGAAGTCAGGTAATAGAGACGACTATGTCTATCGGAGTGCGGTAGTCGAGAAGATCGCCCTCGGTCGACATAACCTCCGCACAGCAACTGTTTTGAGCGAGGTGCGCGCACGAGCGTCCAAGGCGGATCTAGTCATTCTCAACGATACCGCCACGGCTTACGAGATCAAGTCGGAGAGAGATTCGCTCGGTCGGCTCGCTAGCCAGCTCAGCGACTACAGGTCTGTCTTCGCGAGTGTCACGGTGGTCACGAGCCCCCGGCAAGCGGACGCTGTACTTCGCCTGGCCCCGGATGACGTCGGCGTACTTGCACTATCTCCTCGCCTTCGGCTGCAGGTCATTCGTGAAACCCGGGATCTTCCCGAACGCATCGACCCAACGGCACTCTTAGACACTCTCCGCTCAAGCGAAGCTGCGCAGGTGCTCTCGAGGATTGGCGTAGAGACGCCCGACGTTCCGAACACCCACCTCCGGGCGGAACTAAGACGGATTTATGCGGCTCTCGATCCGGTCGAAGTGCATCGGCATGCCGTCACCGTCTTGAAGCAGAGTCGAACACGCGCAGCTCAGGAAGCGCACATTGGCACTTTGCCGCCGTCGATCAGGACTGCAGCCCTGTTCGGCGACCTAAACGACGGCGGGCGCGCAAATTTGTCTGCAGCCACTAGTACATCAATGTCGTCAGTGATGACCTGGAGTTAG
- a CDS encoding phosphatase PAP2 family protein, translated as MTDEHGREHVPGADETAETAETGRPPGSAPAPDARVEIVDDELRQDRFLGDRDLTRWVTPAGRILARGVQRIVRALGPHAALVIMLLVGLVLAVGLSAVAAQVYDNVTDSDGVAGFDKPILAFMIGIRTPWLNDAATAYTDVAGVTVMPIIAVVAMLTLAVRRRSWTPIILVTAAGTGSLLLTIAGKDLIGRARPALADAVPPYETSPSFPSGHTLNAVAIAGILTYLLLLRQHRRATRVLSITVAVVFALTIGLSRVYLGHHWFTDVLAAFFLSGAWLALVITAHRLYLTARRPGAVESSAEH; from the coding sequence ATGACTGATGAACACGGCCGGGAGCACGTCCCCGGCGCCGACGAGACCGCCGAGACCGCCGAGACCGGCCGTCCGCCCGGGTCTGCGCCCGCCCCGGATGCGCGCGTCGAGATCGTGGACGACGAGCTGCGGCAGGACCGGTTCCTCGGCGACCGCGACCTCACCCGCTGGGTGACGCCGGCCGGCCGGATCCTCGCCCGCGGCGTGCAGCGGATCGTGCGCGCTCTCGGCCCCCACGCCGCCCTCGTGATCATGCTGCTGGTGGGCCTCGTGCTGGCCGTCGGCCTCTCCGCGGTCGCCGCGCAGGTCTACGACAACGTGACCGACTCCGACGGGGTCGCCGGGTTCGACAAGCCGATCCTCGCGTTCATGATCGGCATCCGGACGCCGTGGCTGAACGACGCGGCGACCGCCTACACGGACGTGGCGGGCGTCACGGTCATGCCGATCATCGCGGTCGTCGCCATGCTGACCCTCGCGGTGCGGCGACGCTCCTGGACGCCGATCATCCTGGTCACCGCGGCCGGCACCGGATCCCTGCTGCTCACCATCGCCGGCAAGGACCTCATCGGCCGCGCCCGTCCTGCCCTCGCCGACGCGGTGCCGCCGTACGAGACGTCGCCGTCGTTCCCGAGCGGCCACACGCTCAACGCGGTGGCGATCGCCGGGATCCTCACCTACCTGCTCCTCCTCCGGCAGCACCGCCGGGCGACGCGCGTGCTCTCGATCACTGTGGCCGTCGTCTTCGCCCTCACGATCGGCCTCTCCCGCGTCTACCTCGGCCACCACTGGTTCACGGATGTGCTCGCCGCCTTCTTCCTCAGCGGCGCGTGGCTCGCGCTGGTGATCACGGCGCATCGCTTGTATCTCACGGCGCGGCGGCCGGGGGCGGTGGAGTCGAGCGCGGAGCACTGA
- a CDS encoding carbohydrate ABC transporter permease — translation MFVAPSVLALVVLGGYPLVFIALAALTESSLGRPFQEFVGTATFADVLAEGDTTTALVRGVGYALLVTVVSVVLGVGTGVALWRSVHAGAVVRTLLLLPMITPPVVVGVLWKLVFQPNGGLGDTVVAAVVPGGSAVSVLSQPVTAFLGVALADVWEWTPLIVLLVFAALVGQDPAVEEAAALDGAHGLRLVRSITLPAISGTVAAVALIRLVLAFKVFDLVYILTSGGPGQATTMPAYLIWQAALQHFDVGRAAVITLLLAVVVTAVTLPVTAITRRLNRA, via the coding sequence GTGTTCGTCGCGCCGTCGGTGCTGGCGCTCGTGGTGCTCGGCGGGTACCCGCTCGTGTTCATCGCGCTCGCGGCCCTCACGGAGTCGAGCCTCGGCCGGCCCTTCCAGGAGTTCGTCGGCACGGCGACGTTCGCGGATGTGCTCGCGGAGGGCGACACGACGACGGCGCTCGTGCGCGGCGTCGGGTACGCGCTGCTGGTCACGGTCGTGAGCGTGGTGCTCGGCGTCGGGACGGGGGTCGCGCTCTGGCGCTCGGTGCACGCGGGAGCGGTCGTGCGGACGCTCCTGCTGCTGCCGATGATCACCCCGCCCGTCGTGGTGGGCGTGCTGTGGAAGCTCGTCTTCCAGCCGAACGGCGGGCTCGGGGACACGGTCGTGGCCGCGGTCGTGCCGGGTGGATCCGCGGTGTCGGTGCTCTCGCAGCCGGTCACGGCGTTCCTCGGCGTCGCGCTCGCGGACGTGTGGGAGTGGACGCCGCTCATCGTGCTGCTCGTCTTCGCGGCCCTCGTCGGCCAGGATCCCGCGGTGGAGGAGGCGGCGGCGCTCGACGGCGCACACGGGCTGCGCCTCGTCCGGAGCATCACGCTGCCCGCGATCTCGGGCACGGTCGCGGCCGTCGCCCTCATCCGCCTGGTGCTGGCGTTCAAGGTGTTCGACCTCGTCTACATCCTCACCTCGGGCGGGCCGGGCCAGGCGACGACCATGCCCGCCTACCTCATCTGGCAGGCCGCGCTGCAGCACTTCGACGTGGGCCGCGCCGCCGTCATCACCCTGCTGCTCGCGGTGGTGGTCACGGCCGTGACCCTGCCCGTGACGGCCATCACCCGGAGGCTGAACCGTGCCTGA
- a CDS encoding LLM class flavin-dependent oxidoreductase translates to MATKIGFLSFNHWQDVRGSRVRTAQDSLLQSVDLAIAAEEIGIDGAYFRVHHFAPQQASPFPLLAAIASRTRRIEIGTGVVDMRYENPLYMAEEAAMTDLISNRRVQLGISRGSPEQVEAGYESFGYVPRDGETDADMAHRHTDLFLRALEGEELATAAPQRGIIAGGVAITPQSPGLRERIWWGAGTRATGRWAAEQGMNLMSSTLLSEDTGVPLDVLQAEQIQLFRDGWAAAGHAWEPRVSVSRSIIPIVDDESEAFFGVRSQIEGRDQVGQVGGEKWRFGRSYIGTPERLIEELGKDQAIAAADTLLVTIPNQLGVDFNLRSLAAIKEIGRRWGGIARMPRWGASASSADS, encoded by the coding sequence ATGGCCACCAAGATCGGCTTCCTGTCGTTCAACCACTGGCAGGACGTGCGCGGATCCCGCGTCCGCACCGCCCAGGACTCGCTCCTGCAGTCGGTCGACCTCGCGATCGCGGCCGAGGAGATCGGCATCGACGGCGCGTACTTCCGCGTGCACCACTTCGCGCCGCAGCAGGCGTCGCCGTTCCCGCTGCTGGCCGCCATCGCGAGCCGCACCAGGCGGATCGAGATCGGCACCGGCGTCGTCGACATGCGCTACGAGAACCCCCTCTACATGGCGGAGGAGGCGGCGATGACCGACCTCATCTCCAACCGGCGGGTGCAGCTCGGCATCAGCCGCGGATCCCCCGAGCAGGTCGAGGCCGGCTACGAGTCGTTCGGCTACGTGCCGCGCGACGGCGAGACCGACGCCGACATGGCCCACCGCCACACCGACCTCTTCCTCCGCGCGCTCGAGGGCGAGGAGCTCGCGACCGCGGCACCGCAGCGCGGGATCATCGCGGGCGGCGTCGCCATCACGCCGCAGTCGCCGGGCCTCCGCGAGCGGATCTGGTGGGGCGCCGGCACCCGCGCCACCGGCCGGTGGGCGGCCGAGCAGGGCATGAACCTCATGTCGTCGACGCTCCTCTCGGAGGACACCGGCGTGCCGCTCGACGTGCTGCAGGCCGAGCAGATCCAGCTGTTCCGCGACGGCTGGGCCGCCGCCGGGCACGCGTGGGAGCCGCGCGTGAGCGTCAGCCGCAGCATCATCCCCATCGTCGACGACGAGTCGGAAGCTTTCTTCGGCGTCCGCTCACAGATCGAGGGCCGGGACCAGGTGGGCCAGGTCGGCGGCGAGAAGTGGCGCTTCGGGCGCTCCTACATCGGCACCCCCGAGCGGCTCATCGAGGAGCTCGGCAAGGACCAGGCGATCGCCGCGGCCGACACCCTCCTCGTCACGATCCCGAACCAGCTCGGCGTGGACTTCAACCTGCGGTCGCTCGCGGCGATCAAGGAGATCGGGCGGCGCTGGGGTGGGATCGCGCGGATGCCGCGGTGGGGGGCGTCGGCCTCATCCGCTGACAGTTGA
- a CDS encoding acyl-CoA dehydrogenase family protein: MTDITDVTDIATRSPWHGHATAEELAHWRGIAEHVAATLAEDALARDRAGLDPTAELDLLRDSGLVNLLDPAEHGGGGGHWESAVLAIRVLARADASIAQVLAYHYINSGNLGFTATGDVRADGYRRTIAGRWVWGDSVNPTDPDLRLTPDGDGYQLDGLKRFSTGASAGDVILVNAVVAGGELDGRIVVFALDHDRPGIAYLGDWDALGQRLSASGSVRFTDVRVEPDDVLGVGSDEPFSTLVTPAIQLAFGNLYLGIAEGALAQALDLVRARRGAWFLSGVDAYRDDPFVQRVVGELASRIAAVEALADRVGRAFDGVVDLGDGVTAEIRGRIAIDVAKLKVVATEVGVEVANRVFEVTGSSSARSSTGLDLFWRNVRTHSLHDPVDYKKLEVGAHALTGELQPISLYT; this comes from the coding sequence ATGACCGACATCACCGACGTCACCGACATCGCCACGCGCTCGCCGTGGCACGGGCACGCGACCGCGGAGGAGCTCGCGCACTGGCGCGGCATCGCCGAGCACGTGGCCGCGACCCTCGCCGAGGACGCCCTGGCCCGCGACCGCGCCGGCCTGGATCCCACCGCCGAGCTCGACCTGCTCCGCGACAGCGGCCTCGTGAACCTGCTCGACCCGGCCGAGCACGGCGGCGGGGGCGGCCACTGGGAGTCGGCCGTCCTCGCCATCCGCGTGCTCGCGCGCGCGGACGCGTCCATCGCGCAGGTCCTCGCGTACCACTACATCAACTCGGGCAACCTCGGCTTCACCGCCACAGGTGACGTGCGCGCGGACGGGTACCGGCGGACGATCGCCGGACGCTGGGTGTGGGGCGACTCGGTCAACCCCACCGATCCCGACCTGCGGCTCACCCCCGACGGCGACGGCTACCAGCTCGACGGCCTCAAGCGCTTCTCGACGGGCGCGTCCGCGGGCGACGTGATCCTCGTGAACGCGGTGGTCGCCGGCGGGGAGCTCGACGGTCGGATCGTCGTCTTCGCGCTCGACCACGACCGGCCCGGCATCGCCTACCTCGGCGACTGGGACGCGCTCGGCCAGCGGCTGTCCGCGAGCGGATCCGTGCGGTTCACCGACGTCCGCGTCGAACCCGACGACGTGCTCGGCGTCGGTTCCGACGAGCCCTTCTCCACGCTGGTGACCCCGGCGATCCAGCTGGCTTTCGGCAACCTCTACCTCGGCATCGCGGAGGGTGCGCTCGCCCAGGCGCTCGACCTCGTGCGGGCCCGCCGCGGGGCCTGGTTCCTGAGCGGCGTGGACGCGTACCGGGACGATCCCTTCGTGCAGCGCGTCGTCGGCGAGCTGGCGTCGCGCATCGCGGCCGTGGAGGCCTTGGCGGATCGCGTCGGCCGCGCGTTCGACGGGGTGGTCGACCTCGGCGACGGCGTCACCGCGGAGATCCGCGGACGCATCGCCATCGACGTCGCGAAGCTCAAGGTGGTGGCGACGGAGGTCGGGGTGGAGGTCGCGAACCGCGTCTTCGAGGTCACGGGATCCAGCTCCGCCCGGTCGTCGACGGGCCTCGACCTCTTCTGGCGGAACGTGCGCACGCACTCGCTGCACGATCCCGTGGACTACAAGAAGCTCGAGGTGGGCGCCCACGCGCTCACCGGCGAGCTCCAGCCGATCTCGCTCTACACGTGA
- a CDS encoding sce7725 family protein, with translation MYFPYFRGKQFELIAIRESAAVIADAGFNPIIEPVRETFKGLQRTLDELLLNGAKATVIVNPRHGDHRDSSEILAQYMADSHGDNDAISPALLLTSDLTVGEVLRLIEPYSERPLTLVHAGFTDGKTLANNVQPDSMTHVFLDARNTLYRRPFKGARRILIEDGFKRMKNADYDLVDRFSDLHVTYEELGGDGYGDFLTIGDHYSEGGGPAYAVAIHLTYIDPSNDDAMFVYHFKSDSNDTPVDPAGKFAQALAKLISAVDDPLTKILSTTSVEEFRDLHSRKHFPGLGYVKKLSIKHHIETLAAYHANV, from the coding sequence ATGTACTTTCCCTACTTTCGCGGTAAGCAGTTCGAGTTGATAGCAATCCGCGAGTCAGCGGCGGTCATCGCAGACGCAGGTTTCAATCCGATCATCGAGCCGGTTCGCGAGACCTTCAAAGGACTTCAGCGCACCTTAGACGAACTGCTCCTGAACGGGGCCAAAGCCACGGTGATCGTGAATCCGAGACACGGTGACCACAGGGATAGCAGCGAAATTCTTGCACAATACATGGCCGACAGCCACGGAGACAACGACGCAATCTCTCCGGCGCTTCTTCTCACGAGCGACCTGACTGTGGGCGAGGTCCTTCGGCTCATCGAACCCTACTCTGAACGGCCACTAACGCTCGTGCATGCGGGGTTCACCGACGGAAAGACCCTAGCGAACAACGTCCAGCCGGATTCAATGACGCATGTTTTTCTTGACGCCCGTAATACCCTCTACCGCCGCCCATTTAAGGGCGCACGGCGTATCCTGATTGAAGACGGGTTCAAACGGATGAAAAACGCGGACTACGACCTCGTCGACAGGTTCTCAGATCTTCACGTGACCTACGAAGAGCTAGGAGGCGATGGCTACGGTGACTTCCTGACGATTGGCGATCACTACAGCGAGGGCGGCGGCCCCGCATATGCCGTGGCCATCCATCTGACCTATATCGACCCTTCAAACGATGACGCGATGTTCGTTTATCATTTCAAGTCCGACTCAAACGACACTCCTGTCGACCCAGCAGGCAAATTCGCGCAGGCGCTCGCCAAGCTCATCTCAGCGGTCGATGATCCCCTAACGAAGATTCTCTCCACAACGTCTGTCGAAGAGTTCCGCGATTTGCACTCCCGCAAACACTTCCCTGGCCTGGGATATGTCAAGAAATTGTCCATCAAGCATCACATCGAGACGCTTGCAGCCTACCACGCGAATGTCTGA
- a CDS encoding LLM class flavin-dependent oxidoreductase, with product MPSRIILNAFDMSCVTHQAPGLWRHPDNEAHRYGDLDYWVDLARLLERGRFDALFIADVVGVYDVYRHSAAPALEDSAQIPVGDPIVQVSAMAHATEHLGFGVTVASTYELPYALARRFSTLDHFTRGRIGWNVVTSYLDSAARNLGLERQIGHDDRYAIGDEFLDVTYKLWEGSWEDGAVVIDRERGIYTDPAKVHPIAHDGEHFRVPGVHLAEPSPQRTPVVFQAGASPRGREFAAKHGEAVFINGLTPELTRPITDDIRDRAERIGRPRDSVKILTLATVIVAQTDEEAQAQYDEYRGYVSLDGALALYGGWSGLDLSGYDPDAPLRYVDTDAARSALAIFTRYDPDRDWTPRDIADHVGIGGIGAVIVGSPTTVADELERWIEVAGIDGFNLAYVITPGTFEAVVDLLVPELQRRGRVWDEYPEGTLRGRLNGSGSPVVPEWHPAHAYRGAYVGGPSAADDTAPRLSTPPLVPGRS from the coding sequence GTGCCATCGCGCATCATCCTCAACGCGTTCGACATGAGCTGCGTCACTCACCAGGCGCCCGGACTCTGGCGCCATCCCGACAACGAGGCGCACCGGTACGGCGACCTCGACTACTGGGTGGACCTCGCCCGCCTGCTCGAGCGCGGGCGGTTCGACGCCCTGTTCATCGCCGACGTGGTCGGGGTCTACGACGTGTACCGCCACTCGGCGGCGCCGGCGCTCGAGGACTCGGCGCAGATCCCCGTGGGCGACCCGATCGTGCAGGTCTCCGCCATGGCGCACGCGACCGAGCACCTCGGCTTCGGCGTGACGGTCGCATCCACCTACGAGCTGCCGTACGCGCTGGCGCGGCGGTTCTCGACGCTCGACCACTTCACCCGCGGCCGCATCGGCTGGAACGTCGTCACCTCCTACCTCGACTCGGCGGCGCGGAACCTCGGGCTCGAGCGGCAGATCGGACACGACGACCGGTACGCCATCGGCGACGAGTTCCTCGACGTGACCTACAAGCTGTGGGAGGGCTCCTGGGAGGACGGTGCGGTCGTCATCGACCGCGAGCGGGGGATCTACACCGACCCCGCCAAGGTCCACCCGATCGCCCACGACGGCGAGCACTTCCGCGTGCCCGGCGTGCACCTCGCGGAGCCCAGCCCGCAGCGCACGCCCGTCGTCTTCCAGGCGGGCGCGTCGCCGCGCGGCAGGGAGTTCGCGGCCAAGCACGGGGAGGCGGTCTTCATCAACGGCCTCACGCCGGAGCTCACGCGGCCGATCACCGACGACATCCGGGACCGCGCCGAGCGCATCGGCCGCCCGCGCGACAGCGTCAAGATCCTGACGCTCGCCACCGTGATCGTCGCCCAGACCGACGAGGAGGCGCAGGCGCAGTACGACGAGTACCGCGGGTACGTCAGCCTCGACGGGGCGCTCGCGCTCTACGGAGGCTGGTCCGGGCTCGACCTCAGCGGGTACGACCCGGACGCGCCGCTGCGGTACGTCGACACGGACGCCGCCCGATCGGCCCTCGCGATCTTCACGCGCTACGACCCGGACCGCGACTGGACGCCCCGCGACATCGCCGACCACGTGGGCATCGGCGGCATCGGCGCCGTCATCGTCGGCAGCCCGACCACGGTCGCCGACGAGCTCGAGCGCTGGATCGAGGTGGCCGGCATCGACGGCTTCAACCTCGCCTACGTGATCACACCGGGCACGTTCGAGGCCGTCGTCGACCTGCTCGTGCCGGAGCTGCAGCGCCGCGGCCGCGTCTGGGACGAGTACCCGGAGGGCACGCTGCGCGGTCGTCTCAACGGCAGCGGATCACCCGTCGTGCCCGAGTGGCATCCCGCGCACGCCTACCGCGGCGCGTACGTCGGCGGGCCGAGCGCCGCCGACGACACCGCGCCCCGCCTGTCCACCCCGCCCCTCGTCCCCGGAAGGTCCTGA
- a CDS encoding RES family NAD+ phosphorylase translates to MFSSDRLSEAEAKELLADVLDDGEIVRKKFMPIAHSDGGNLRRWEELRDELMHSNRWFLEEPMDMDRLAVLLDQLITTPNAHEFSDWYRARLMTGDDAFPLTDMGAPPRNKAGHGRANPAGIPYLYLGSTRATAVAELRPHTGERACVARFDLSDADNLKLADLRDPRSLISPLSDGDETLIIQLRADLPLLERLGEELTRPVQPSGVAYEYVPTQYLCEYIKKRGFDGVIYTSSVSSDNGVNIALFHPTVATATHLDVVSVTKVTVAIES, encoded by the coding sequence ATGTTCTCGAGCGACAGGTTGAGTGAAGCAGAAGCAAAAGAGCTACTCGCCGATGTTCTGGACGATGGCGAAATCGTCCGCAAGAAGTTCATGCCTATCGCGCATTCGGACGGCGGCAATCTTCGTCGCTGGGAAGAGTTGCGTGACGAGCTCATGCACAGCAACCGATGGTTCCTCGAGGAACCCATGGACATGGATCGCTTGGCGGTTCTGCTAGACCAACTGATCACTACACCCAATGCTCACGAGTTCAGCGACTGGTATCGGGCCCGCCTAATGACGGGCGACGATGCATTTCCTCTGACAGACATGGGGGCTCCTCCGCGCAACAAGGCGGGTCACGGTCGAGCAAATCCCGCAGGTATTCCGTACCTCTACCTGGGGTCCACCCGCGCAACCGCTGTCGCAGAGCTTCGCCCTCACACCGGCGAGCGAGCATGTGTTGCTCGCTTCGACCTGTCAGACGCAGACAACCTCAAGCTAGCTGACCTTCGTGATCCTCGATCCCTAATCTCGCCGCTTAGCGATGGCGATGAGACCTTAATCATCCAACTTCGAGCCGACCTACCACTCCTTGAGCGACTAGGCGAAGAACTGACTCGCCCCGTTCAGCCGAGCGGCGTCGCTTATGAGTACGTTCCAACACAGTACCTCTGCGAGTACATCAAGAAGAGGGGATTCGACGGGGTCATTTACACAAGCTCGGTCAGCAGCGACAATGGAGTGAACATTGCACTTTTTCATCCAACCGTTGCAACCGCCACTCATCTAGACGTAGTCTCCGTCACTAAGGTGACGGTGGCTATCGAGAGCTGA
- a CDS encoding carbohydrate ABC transporter permease: MPDATSTLLTPARSVPDAVPAAARIRPGRDPRTRRPRRHSRGADLWLALSLAAVLVPLAYLLSVSLMTQGEVSAGVLVPTDPAWQNWTAALTGSGLPRAILNSLATSVIGSVLSLAAALPAAWAMARHRTGGRVLAGLVLSPWLLPPVVAIVPVFTLLRILSLNNTLVGLTIVYALANVAVAVWLLEGFVRRIPVELDEAAQLDGAGEWRVLVSIVTPLLTPALVSVGVIVAVLDYQEFLFATFLTQGPAAQTFPVVLSLMLGERVQDFGKIAAASLIGVIPLFAAATLLQRRLVAGLTGGAVEGRGTRRAHASC; this comes from the coding sequence GTGCCTGACGCGACCTCGACCCTGCTCACTCCCGCCCGCTCGGTCCCCGACGCCGTCCCTGCCGCGGCGCGCATCCGGCCGGGGCGCGACCCGCGGACCCGCCGCCCGCGCCGCCACTCCCGGGGCGCCGACCTGTGGCTCGCGCTGTCCCTGGCCGCGGTGCTCGTGCCGCTCGCCTACCTGCTGTCCGTGTCGCTCATGACGCAGGGCGAGGTGTCCGCCGGCGTGCTGGTGCCCACCGATCCGGCCTGGCAGAACTGGACGGCGGCGCTCACCGGCTCGGGGCTGCCGCGCGCGATCCTGAACTCGCTCGCCACGTCCGTGATCGGATCCGTGCTCAGCCTCGCCGCCGCCCTCCCCGCCGCGTGGGCGATGGCCCGGCACCGCACCGGCGGCCGCGTGCTCGCCGGGCTGGTGCTCAGCCCGTGGCTGCTGCCCCCGGTGGTCGCGATCGTGCCGGTGTTCACGTTGCTGCGCATCCTGTCGCTCAACAACACGCTGGTCGGCCTGACGATCGTCTACGCCCTCGCGAACGTCGCCGTCGCCGTCTGGCTGCTCGAGGGGTTTGTGCGGCGGATCCCCGTCGAGCTCGACGAGGCCGCGCAACTCGACGGCGCCGGAGAGTGGCGCGTGCTCGTGAGCATCGTCACGCCCCTGCTGACACCGGCGCTCGTGTCGGTCGGCGTGATCGTCGCGGTGCTCGACTATCAGGAGTTCCTGTTCGCGACGTTCCTCACCCAGGGCCCTGCCGCGCAGACGTTCCCCGTGGTCCTCTCCCTGATGCTCGGCGAGCGGGTGCAGGACTTCGGGAAGATCGCCGCCGCGTCCCTCATCGGCGTGATCCCGCTGTTCGCCGCCGCCACCCTGCTGCAGCGCCGGCTCGTCGCGGGGCTCACCGGCGGAGCGGTCGAGGGGCGCGGCACCCGCCGGGCGCATGCGTCCTGCTGA